In Zunongwangia profunda SM-A87, the following proteins share a genomic window:
- a CDS encoding twin-arginine translocase TatA/TatE family subunit, which translates to MNAFMLPLAIGAPQIVLIVIVVLLIFGGRKIPELMRGLGSGIKEFKDASKDDDDTTTSSASDAKKVEDPK; encoded by the coding sequence ATGAATGCATTTATGTTACCGTTAGCTATAGGAGCACCACAAATCGTACTTATCGTAATTGTGGTTTTACTAATATTTGGAGGTCGAAAAATTCCGGAATTGATGAGAGGATTAGGAAGTGGGATTAAGGAGTTTAAGGATGCATCTAAAGATGATGACGATACCACTACCAGTTCTGCCTCTGATGCTAAAAAAGTTGAAGATCCTAAGTAG
- a CDS encoding DUF4837 family protein has protein sequence MKKLVFLALSFLIVVSCKKKSEEPESRILADSSGNINQLSVIVDNSLWEGQVGDALRDNLAAPVEGLPQEEPLFSLSQIPPETFTGFVRRSRIFIKIEKGKDSLAIIKDEYATPQTGIIISGENQQQIIDRINASSDSIIDVLKATEIKEKQRRIGKSPESDEELEKAFGVSMKFPTAYRYAAQEDNFIWIRKEIPKGLMEILVYQVPLNTIDKDSSVIANIVKMRDSIGEKYIPGPVEGSYMITEEAYAPYLFETKIDGHFAYETRGTWEVNNAYMAGPFVNYAIRDEKNNRYIIAEGFIFRPASSKRDHVFELDAILKSLKFDSN, from the coding sequence ATGAAAAAATTAGTATTTCTTGCGCTTTCCTTTCTGATTGTCGTTTCCTGCAAAAAAAAATCTGAAGAGCCGGAATCACGGATCTTAGCAGATTCTTCAGGAAATATCAATCAGCTTTCCGTCATTGTAGATAATAGCCTTTGGGAAGGCCAAGTAGGCGACGCTCTAAGAGATAATCTGGCGGCACCGGTAGAAGGTTTGCCTCAGGAGGAACCTTTATTCAGTTTAAGTCAAATTCCGCCAGAGACTTTCACCGGGTTTGTACGTAGAAGTCGGATTTTTATAAAAATCGAAAAGGGTAAGGATAGTCTGGCAATTATCAAGGATGAATATGCGACACCCCAAACGGGCATTATAATTAGCGGGGAAAATCAACAGCAAATAATAGATAGGATTAATGCATCTTCAGACAGTATTATAGATGTATTAAAAGCCACTGAAATTAAAGAAAAACAGCGAAGGATTGGGAAATCACCAGAGTCTGATGAAGAATTGGAAAAAGCATTTGGGGTTTCTATGAAGTTTCCAACAGCGTATCGTTATGCTGCGCAGGAAGATAATTTTATCTGGATTAGAAAGGAAATACCGAAAGGATTAATGGAAATTTTGGTGTATCAGGTGCCATTAAATACCATTGATAAAGACTCTAGCGTGATTGCCAATATTGTAAAGATGCGAGATAGTATAGGCGAAAAGTATATTCCAGGGCCCGTAGAAGGAAGCTATATGATTACAGAAGAGGCTTACGCTCCTTATTTATTCGAAACCAAAATCGATGGGCATTTTGCTTATGAAACCAGAGGTACCTGGGAAGTAAATAATGCGTATATGGCCGGTCCTTTTGTAAATTATGCTATTCGTGATGAAAAGAATAATCGATATATTATTGCTGAAGGATTTATCTTTAGGCCAGCCAGCAGTAAAAGAGATCATGTATTTGAGTTGGATGCTATTCTAAAATCCTTAAAATTTGATTCCAATTAA
- a CDS encoding lytic transglycosylase domain-containing protein, translating into MKKQVCLLLGLFSVFAVSAQEKEKSKKQVEKANFRVQIFQKVDSTEIILADPDPEFQEKLPISAVIRDSSKVSLADMPQAAKIDSVWRAELTNSDLYETIQKSIAEQDYDEVVYDELPTDTLKARLARLNARTPFNIEYNPSLESVIKMYLKRNKQAMERLMALSDYYFPMFEQELDKYDIPLEIKYLAIVESALNPRAKSRVGATGLWQFMFTTGKMHDLNVSSYVDERMDPVKATEAAAKYLSTLYKVFGDWDLVLASYNSGPGNVSKAIRRSGGSTDYWSMRRYLPRETAGYVPAFLATLYIFEYADEHNFQPKRPEIPYFQTDTIQVKELLTFDHIAKVTGVNKELLQFLNPSYKLDIIPFVEDKNYVVRLPRTKTGAFVNNEAAIYQYAEQEIANREKPLPKYIETEDRIRYRVRSGDFLGRIAEKYGVGVSSIKRWNNLRGNNIRVGQYLTIYPRKPVSASQSATASSSAKTNKKGDTKLYTVQQGDSLWSISKKFPGVTVQNLRTWNDMSSTRLKPGMRIKVSKG; encoded by the coding sequence ATGAAGAAGCAGGTATGTTTATTACTGGGTTTGTTTTCAGTGTTTGCTGTGAGTGCCCAGGAGAAAGAAAAATCTAAAAAGCAGGTCGAAAAAGCTAATTTTAGAGTTCAGATTTTTCAAAAGGTGGATAGTACAGAAATCATACTTGCCGATCCAGATCCAGAGTTTCAGGAAAAGCTACCAATTTCTGCCGTTATTAGAGACTCTTCTAAAGTATCACTGGCTGATATGCCTCAAGCGGCTAAAATCGATTCGGTTTGGCGGGCAGAACTTACCAATTCAGACCTCTATGAAACCATACAAAAATCTATAGCCGAACAGGATTATGATGAAGTTGTTTATGACGAATTACCTACTGATACTTTAAAAGCACGTTTGGCAAGATTAAATGCCAGAACGCCATTTAATATAGAATATAATCCAAGTTTAGAGAGCGTTATAAAAATGTATTTAAAACGCAATAAACAGGCAATGGAACGCTTAATGGCCTTAAGCGATTATTATTTTCCGATGTTTGAGCAGGAACTCGATAAATACGATATTCCCTTAGAGATTAAATATCTGGCGATTGTAGAGTCTGCTTTAAATCCAAGAGCAAAGTCCAGGGTAGGGGCTACCGGTTTATGGCAATTTATGTTTACTACAGGAAAAATGCATGATCTTAATGTGAGCAGTTACGTAGATGAGCGTATGGATCCTGTAAAAGCAACAGAAGCTGCTGCGAAATATCTTTCAACTCTATATAAAGTTTTTGGAGATTGGGATTTGGTGTTAGCCTCCTATAATTCGGGTCCTGGAAATGTTTCCAAAGCTATTAGGCGAAGTGGTGGTTCTACAGACTACTGGTCGATGAGGCGTTATTTACCTAGAGAGACAGCAGGATACGTACCGGCTTTTTTAGCCACATTGTATATTTTTGAATATGCCGATGAGCATAATTTTCAGCCTAAACGGCCGGAGATTCCTTATTTCCAGACCGATACTATTCAGGTAAAGGAGTTATTAACTTTCGATCATATTGCTAAAGTAACTGGGGTAAATAAAGAATTACTTCAATTTTTAAATCCAAGTTATAAGCTGGATATCATCCCGTTTGTAGAAGATAAAAATTATGTAGTTAGGTTACCAAGAACAAAAACAGGAGCTTTTGTAAATAATGAAGCTGCCATTTACCAATACGCCGAACAGGAAATTGCAAATAGGGAAAAACCTTTACCAAAGTACATAGAAACTGAAGATCGAATAAGATATAGGGTAAGAAGTGGTGATTTTTTAGGAAGGATTGCAGAAAAATATGGTGTAGGTGTAAGCAGTATTAAACGTTGGAACAATCTAAGAGGAAACAATATACGGGTAGGGCAATATTTAACAATATATCCGCGAAAACCCGTGTCTGCCAGTCAAAGTGCCACAGCTTCCAGCAGTGCTAAAACAAACAAAAAAGGAGACACAAAACTTTATACGGTACAGCAGGGAGATTCATTATGGAGTATTTCTAAAAAGTTTCCTGGCGTTACGGTACAGAATTTGAGGACATGGAATGATATGAGCAGTACACGCCTTAAACCGGGTATGAGGATTAAGGTGTCTAAAGGCTAG
- a CDS encoding phosphoglycerate kinase codes for MKTVDDFNFKDKQALIRVDFNVPLNDDLKVTDANRIEAAKPTIVKILEDGGSVVLMSHLGRPKGKEAKFSLKNIVSKVSEVIGVEPKFVEDCVGAEVKKAADSLQSGEILLLENLRFHDEETAGDEDFAKQLSELGDIYVNDAFGTAHRAHASTTVVAQFFEDKCFGYLLAKEIESLDKVLNSKEKPVTAVLGGAKVSSKITVIENILDAIDHLIIGGGMTYTFIKAQGGKIGNSLVEDDKQELALEILKKAKEKGVQVHLPVDSVIADSFSEQASTQVEAVDNIPDGWMGLDVGPETLKHFSNVIAESKIILWNGPLGVFEMETFAKGTIELGKAIAEATKNGAFSLVGGGDSVAAVKQFGFDDKVSYVSTGGGAMLEMLEGKSLPGIAAIGK; via the coding sequence ATGAAAACAGTAGACGATTTTAATTTTAAAGATAAGCAGGCTTTAATTCGAGTAGATTTTAATGTACCCCTTAATGATGATCTTAAGGTAACTGATGCTAACCGTATTGAAGCTGCTAAACCAACTATAGTAAAGATTTTAGAAGACGGTGGTAGCGTAGTTTTAATGTCTCACCTTGGAAGGCCAAAAGGAAAAGAAGCGAAATTCTCTTTAAAAAATATCGTAAGTAAAGTATCTGAAGTTATTGGTGTAGAACCAAAATTTGTAGAAGATTGCGTTGGTGCAGAAGTAAAAAAAGCGGCTGATTCTTTACAATCTGGAGAAATTCTTTTACTTGAAAATTTACGTTTTCATGACGAAGAAACTGCAGGAGACGAGGATTTTGCAAAACAACTTTCAGAATTAGGTGATATTTATGTGAACGATGCCTTTGGTACTGCCCATAGAGCACATGCATCGACCACTGTTGTGGCTCAATTTTTTGAAGATAAATGTTTTGGATATCTATTAGCGAAAGAAATTGAGAGCTTAGATAAGGTTTTAAACAGTAAAGAAAAACCAGTAACTGCTGTTTTAGGAGGAGCCAAAGTTTCTTCAAAAATTACGGTTATTGAAAATATTCTGGATGCTATTGATCATTTGATCATAGGTGGAGGTATGACGTATACTTTTATTAAAGCGCAGGGAGGAAAAATAGGGAATTCCCTTGTAGAAGATGATAAGCAGGAATTAGCTCTAGAGATTCTTAAGAAAGCAAAAGAAAAAGGGGTACAGGTACATCTTCCCGTAGATTCTGTGATCGCAGATAGTTTTTCTGAGCAGGCAAGCACACAGGTAGAAGCCGTTGATAATATTCCTGATGGTTGGATGGGATTAGATGTAGGTCCTGAAACTTTAAAACATTTTTCTAATGTTATTGCAGAATCTAAAATAATCCTTTGGAATGGTCCGTTAGGAGTATTCGAAATGGAAACTTTTGCCAAAGGAACGATCGAGCTAGGAAAAGCAATTGCTGAGGCAACCAAGAACGGAGCATTCTCTCTTGTAGGAGGTGGAGACTCGGTAGCTGCCGTAAAACAATTTGGTTTTGACGATAAAGTTAGTTATGTTTCAACCGGTGGTGGAGCAATGCTAGAAATGCTGGAAGGGAAGTCTTTACCAGGTATCGCTGCCATTGGCAAGTAA